The following nucleotide sequence is from Drosophila takahashii strain IR98-3 E-12201 chromosome 3L, DtakHiC1v2, whole genome shotgun sequence.
ACTGTAGACAGCTACAAAAAATTCATTCATTAAATCGACTGATGAGCACAAAAAATATGCTAAAAACTAGTACAAGATTTCCCTTCTCCTCTTTCGGTCTGCGGTCTTCGGTAAGCTTTTGCTTAACCACCCGTCGTCTTCTGCTTTCTGTTAGATCTCTAGAACTACTAAATCTGTTTTGCTTACTGCAattcttcttatttttgttttgctaagACTTAATACTAGGTTTTTGCCCGCTTCAAAGGCTTTTTCTTctcatttcttttgttttcgcttatttttcttctttttgactGCTTGGATAGCACAAAACGAATGTCAAAAAGGGGGAAATAGACATTTCTTTTtcgcatttgtttgtttttttgttttttttcggatCTTTGCTTTATACAATTTGCATGTTTGGTTCAAGAAGAAACCAACAAAAGGagaaaacaaaccaaaaatctCCATTCTTTTTGTGGCTATCTACGCTTTCCTCTGCTTCCGTTCTTTGTGCTGTTCAACACGttttcaacaaaaatacaaaataaatattacaaattagaCAAACAGAACAAAACAAAGGTAGAGTCTGGAGTTTCATCGTAAAAATCTTCTTTAGCAGGCCACAACAAAGAAAACACGTTGCCTCTAAGGTAAAAAAGTTTTGCTTTCTTCTTTAGCACATTCTTGCGCTTTCTTCGCTCTTCTGGGGGTTTCTGTTTCTTTGTTGCCGCTGCAGTGTTTGACTTAAGAGTTATGCTTTGTttatatcatcatcatcgaaatgggttttgtttcgtttttatttgctGTTTTTCTTTACGGTTCTTTAACATACATTGCAcacacatttatttttgtttctgtttcggttttttcCCTTTCTTTTACTTCACAAATTTTCTGTCTGCTTAGGTTTTTTGCTAGCCCAAAATTAGCAAAAtagtttctttttattttttctcttctATTTTTACATCGCTCTTCCTCTATCATCGGTTTTGGTTTCCCCCATGCAATTGTTTTTCCTCTTGCGCTTAACAAAATTAACTTAACTCTAATCTGCgatggttttcttttttgctcAGCAGATTTCCTCAAGTTCTTACGACCCCCAAGTGAGTTTCCTTCGACTTTGACTTTGCCTTCTCCTCGCATCCCGCAGTTctctttttgtaaatattttcgacTGCTCTTCTCTCGTGTTTGCCGCTGTTGTTTGGCAACGACAATTGTTGCCGTTCTGCTGTTGCATCTCTGGTTGTTTATTTAGTGTATAACTATTCTCTATTATTTAAGTTTAGTCTTTGCTTTTCTTCACTTTTTACTCGCGTCTTCTGCGCTCGTCTCTCGTCGGAGACCGGCCTTTCTTTTTTCGCATCGCTTACATTGTAATCATGTATCCCCTAAACTTCATCCTCACATCCAACCTccttattttatacatttttttctctgcCTCAGCTTTCTGGGATTCCcccgtgttttttttttagggggaGTGGCTTTTCTCTAGATTTATCCTCGTGAACTGCATGCTGTGTTTCCGATTCTTCTGCCGATGTTGTTGTTTCAGTAGTTTCTTCTAGTTGTTGTTCATGTGAtggttgtggttgttgttgttgactcCTTTATCCGATCCGCTGCTTTAAATGTTTGTCCTCTTGATTTTCCTTCCTCCTTGGCTTTTTCGCTTCCACGTGGCATGCTCTCACTCTCGTCTAATTTATATAGTACTCAAATGGGGTACTAATATATTATAGCTAAAATAATACAAGTTTTAATTAGTATAATTGTCTTTAAGGAATCATAAATTTCAGGGAAATGGATTGGGTTTCAGCTCCTCTTGTAGCTCAGGGAATTGTTTTAAGCCGGGTCACatgcaattgatttgaatGAATAATGAATGATATTTACCTAGTATGGGTTACCAGTGATTAGACTGCTTAGTAACTATACTATATAAGAAATAGAGccatgttgttgttttttaaaataagccGCAGAAAgttgtaaagaaaataaataagtagaaTTCATTTGTTTAGTATTCAGTGGAGTGGTAGAAAAATATTGTGAATGAACAGTTCTGAAGCAAACAGGCAAGCAACAACAAGCAGAGCACACAAAACACATGAAGCCGATGATTCTCAGTGTAATTGTGTGTTGTTTGACGGTGCAGTGTTGGTAAGTGTGTTTAAGTGTTCAAAGAAACGAAGAATCCTTGGAAGTGTTTACGGAAAGGGAAAGCTTAGTAAaagcaaatgaaattttggATGAGTGAAATGATTGTTTTTGGGGATGAACGGGGTCTCTAGAAGCAAAAATAGCGCACATGCAAAACAGTGTTGGTAAGCGCACCGGGTTGATTTTGTGCTAAAACCTATCAAATAAATGTTGGTCAATTATGTTTAACTTGAACCTTGCTTTACGCATTGCTATACATTTTGTTTAGCTTAGAACAATTAGTTTACTTGGattaattagtttatttttccatttttttatgaaataagaACAATAACAATATTCAAAGTTGTTGGACTTCATTTTCTTAATatgtttgaaaattttaatcggtatTATAACCataggtaaataaaaaaaatgtttatcataaatttaaaaattgaaaatgttttttgtagtttaaaaaatcatttatatGTACTAAGGTTCAAGTTAATCAAGGGATTTTTTGGTGAGTGCTTTATGATGGCGAACGATAGCGATTGAGAAGCAGACAGAGTTTTAGAGCCTGCGAGACAGAGACAGAAACAGAGAAAGGAGGAAAGTGGCTGAGAAGACTTCACTCACCTCGCGAAGACCTATTTGGGAGCGGCTTGATGTGGATACTGTGTGTATGCCTCGTCGGGTGATGCAGCTGTGCTAGCCTGTTCGGAATCTGTCATAGGCATTGTTGGTATAATAGTTGGTGGTGGTGCATAATATGGATAAGTTGGACTAATATACTGTAACGATGGAGAAAAGTTCTATAAAAGAAACCGAAGAaacgaaaaaatacaaaaataaatccaaacaaaaatcgaaatcaatcgagaaagaaaaagaagaaattgatTGGAGTAAAAGAAAGGAATAGAAAGAGTACAAATTAGGTATCAACTTTTCAGGATTAAAGGCACACACAGCTCACTCTGAGAAGATCGTATAGTTACGAATCTTCACAGTGTCACAAAGCTGCAAAactctttttctttcttttcaatCCAGAAGGATTTTATAAGGCAAAGAAACTCGAAAGAAAGAGTTTCGAGTTCAAAGATCGGTGGCTTACAGAGTTGCCAATCTGCAGGGTGGCCAACTGAGGCATCATCGTTCCATATGGCACGCCCGTATCGCCGCTGACCATCATCGAGATGCCGCGGGGCTGAACCTGGTTGACCGCCTCCGGTTTGTATGAGGTAACTCCCAGCTGAGGGGCTGCAGCCATCTGCATGTACTGTGTAGAGAAGGGAGACTGATTAAAACGAGTTTAAAGCTGATAACTAAGCCCAAATGACACTGGAATAAATCGGTAAGcttcataaataaatcaaataaaattataaatacaaagTAGAATTTATTCCAGTGTCACATACCCATAATGGATGCAACTCCACTACTCACCTGATCATCTACCTGAGTGATCGGCTGGGTCATCATATAACCGGGTATCCATTGGGAGCCGGCCACTGGATAGCCACCCACCTGGGGGGCACTGAAGCGGGAGTAGGGCACTCCGATGGGCGTGCCAACGTTCACGCTAACGCCATTCTGCTGCATAGTCGGATCGTAGGCCACGGGAATCCCCTCCGCGGAGACGTCGCGCCACGCACGCGCATTCGGATCGGGCGTCTTGAAGAGATTCTTCTTTTTGGGTCCGCCATCGGCAAACTTAACCAGCAGGGGATCTTTGGCACCCGGTATTGTGTTACCATTGAACATCTGAATGATTTGCTCGCACTTCTCGCGACTCTCCATGCGGGCAAAGCCAACGCCTAAAAGATAAATTGGGAATAATTATTATAggtatgtatatatagtatttaAAGATATACTTTTAATAACGATGGTTGCCAATTAAATataagaattaaatattaaagatatATCCAATAGCAACAACGTTTTAAAGACTTCTTAATATCTACTCACCCTTGGAGTTCATCTGCTGATCACGCAATATTCTGGTCGAAACAACTTGTCCGTATTTCGATAGCATTGCCTCCAGATCAGTTTCCTTGAAGTGGGGCGGCAAATTTGCAATATACAAATTTGTGGGATCCTGTTCCTGTTGCTGTGTGGTTGTTGTATGCAATTGGGTCAGATCAGGGTGGTGTGGTGTTGTCGGATGTCGATTGTTGGGTTGTTTTTGGTTGGTTGAAATTGAATCGATTTAAATTGGTTTGTTGGTTTTTGGATGGTGAATTTTGTTGGTTTGTTTGTTTCGGTTTCACACAAATTAACGTTACACAAAAGCAGTTGGCGTAAAAGCATGTGTATTTTATTGGTTGTTGTGCGTATGCATTTTGATGTGTGTAGGTGTGTTTTGTGTATTTGTGAGGTTGTTgtgattttttcatatatatattttttttatttcgagagagagaggggagTAGAGAAATTAAGAACGTAGAGATTTTGTCATTAGTAAATATTCAAGTTGCTTGCCAAAAATGTTTCTGTTGTCAACTCTTTTTGGACTGTTTGTCTGTTGTCAGTGTGTTAGTGTAAGTGTTAAGTGTGCCTGACtcttgcgtgtgtgtgtgtggatgtTATGTAATGCCTCAGACTTATCGGATAATACCTAATGCAAAAAGTAGACCTATCAAACTTTTACCCCCTTGAAGAtgcagtgttttttttttatctttcccTGAACGATGCTTAATAATAGATGGCAAAACATTGATACAATCATCGATAGTTTAGATTTATTTCGATAGCAAATTTAAAGAACTGGTatacctttttaaatattaaaatgattaacaaaatatgttttctgattgattgatttagttttacaaattggataactcatttttaaatcaagttaTATTACCACAAATGTTTATCAATTTGTAAACCCTTTAGATATCGAAAAAGTCGACATTATTTACTATCGATGTGGTTCAATTTAATGATTTGCCATCCCAAATGcttaattaagttaaatacCTGCTCAGTAATTATGTCTTAGAGTTTAATGAGATCTGTTTGATTGTTATACTTAGAGTTTAGATtgtatttggtttttggttttgatttttggccgGCACAGGTTTGTAGCAATTTGCGTACtcaaacaacaaacttttgtaGTAGGTTGAAGTAGTAGAGGTTGGTTATATACTTTGGCTGGCTATAACTTCAAAATACGAGTATACAGTTTATACAGTTGAATATACAGATTCAATATATAGAATATCAGATATGAAGAGAGATATACTATACGCTAGTTGTACTGTTTCTATTGATATGTACGTGTGAGTGTTGTTCAACTCTATAGATTACAATCATTAATGCCTACGGAATTACGTGTGGTCTGTGTTTTATTTGTACAGCAAACTTTCCATTATTTTGTTGGctatgttttgtattttttttaatgagccTTTAATGCCAGCGGATTATAACGTTGGGAAAAAGCTAACGACGAGAGGGGAGTGAAAAAAGTTGCTAAGCTCTTcgaatgaaaaactttttgatttgtttacaaattattaatatgCACGAATGAATggccaaaaattgaaattgatgcCAAATACCAGCTTCCTACCAGTAAGCCGCTGTAAATGGCTGCTAATTATTGATTACAATTTACGACTTAAATATTGGGATGTTTAGAATGTTCTCCTAAAATAAAATCGGggatagaaaatttaaaaatatgactTTCTCTACTTAGATCAATGAGTTATTCAACTAATATCTACTTAAATTTAGTATCTATAACCCAATTCCCCTTTAGTTACTAAGCTACAATATCTCTTAGGAAGATTacataaattaacaacttttgggaaattaaattaaataagcaTTTGAAACATTATTCATTTATacagaaatatgttttttctaTAAGATGGTAAATTTGGattcataaaaatgtattcaagtTTAATCTAAATACCCAggttgtttaaaataaaagaactaGTATGTAAGATTTAAGGAGTACCCAAATTCTAAATCTAACTTGATGAATATGGCCTGAGctaaataatgattttattGGGGGTTTTGTATTGGATATACTGCATTCTATTTATGTTCAAATAAATACCTTaggaaaaatgttttacaCTAAACTCTAAATATACCTGTACTGTGTGTACGCTTAATGCAATTAATTTACCAAACAAATCCGctaaaaaacttttgattgTTCTCACTTAATGTCATTTTTTTGGGGGTCATATTTCAACTGCTAAAGGAAGATTAAAGAGaaggattatttattttatgacttTCAGCTTCATAAATAATATGAACTAATGAATGCCATtaataaatgcatttattcTCAATTAATATGGAAATGTatactaacaaaaaaaaaaactgtattaCGCTAACAGTTAAACTACCTCTATGCAAAGAAAGACAAACACAAgataataaatctaaaaaatgttttgaggtttactaaatatttatgtttttgtcTATATAGTCGGTTATATAGAGAGATATTATGTGTGGTTTTTGGTATACGACAAACGGTTATACAAAGAGAGTTTTTGGAACAACACTACGAACTAGAGGTTGGGGGAATTGGCATTGGGGTTATCATCGGATTGAGGTTTTTAGGTAGgagattaaataaatcaaagataAGGGAAATATTCACACCCTGCGGCGTGagaagataaatatttttagctcCTCGTTAATTTAGTTATATACTGTCTGGCTTCTCAGGAAGTGGTAACCCAATTATATCGTAGGCTTCGTACTTATGCTCATAATAAGGCTGCCAAaactataaacaaaaatttaatttaaattacttgacagtttaactgttatttgttttggCAAAATTTTTAGTGAACATGAATACTAGGCCTtaaccaaaaacaaatttcagccttaacaaaactaaaataataaaaagtttgaGGCAGCTTAGGGGTCAGTACACAGTAAACGAAATGCACAAATGACTGGGGAAAAAAGGGTTCGGGAGATAGGAAAAACAAGGTTTCGGAAGGGAAGTTTCGGGCTTTTTTTCTGGTTCTGGATAGGATGGGACATTTTTGCGGTGTGTGGGGGGTGAGTATTACTTGCATGCAAACAAACGTACAATGGCCGGCCTATGAAGCACCCAGATACCCACTTTGGCCATCTGAGCTTGCACGCCCTTCCCCTGCAATCCTTTTACGGCGCACTCGGCGAAGGCTGGCTGCTCGAAGTCGACGAAGCCGTAACCTGcaaaaaagcatattttgtttttgtttttcgttgttgttttcgtttttgttttttatttttttttaattttttgttgtttgtttttgtgtgttgcgGAAGGTGgggggaattttatttttatttttttaattgcatgtataaatatatatataaatatatttgcagagacagagagagatagatagagagagagaggaggaaatgtttatttatagtCCAACATTTGGTTGGCACACAAatcgaaaattgaaattgaattcaatcaagaaccgaaaaaaataatatgtgaATTTTCGCATTGGGTCAcgtgcaacaaaaacaaaatcgaacaaaaacaaaatatattcgtTCAACAAGAAAAGAggagtggaaaaaaaaaagaacaggtgaaaaataaattaataattaatttaattcaactTAACTGCTAACTCAAACAGAAACTCTTcgaaaaaatagaaacaaatcCAAACGtactcaataaaaatatatttatatcgatacacgcacacacattgATAGAGAGCAGTCTTTTATATAGGATACACTATTTTTACAGCTTATTCAGTTATCGGGATATTTACATATTATCGTAAGTAatcgttattattattagcatTATTTGAGTGCATCAGTAGCAGTAGATATAGTATTTTGTAATAGTAGAGTGGAATGCATGAATGACACGATTGCGAAATGATCAGGAATCAAAATCAAGAAACTCAAAGTCAGTAGAAGGAAATGAAGTCAAAACTGCTTAtgccaattatttatttcagaatgtaaattaaacaaatttaaaatatattgaaatgaTATGAATATAACTACATATCATAACGAACGAGCAATAAATGGTgatcacttttaaaaaatcaaaagaaatgCAAAGTGTTTTTCAAAGTTTTCGAGtgtaaataagaaatattatgaatattacttccaaataaattaaaatattttttcgaaaaacacTTTGCATTTATAAAAGAACAAAAGTACTTACAAAATCAAtgaaatttcagtttttggtttgtttatattttcttttcttgcgTTTCTTTTGGATTatctttttttacataaacacatactaataatacttatacaaaaacacacataaataaaataatgatgaGAATGGTgaagaaaaaaatacctttacatttgtttgttgttttatctAAAATAGCCTTGGTTGATATAATTGTTCCGTATCTGAAAGTTGTAAACAAGAAGAGAGACACACAGGTGGGTTAAATAGTATTCCGCATTAAATGGACGACAATGGCATTTTGTTGTTGCATGACAACAACAGCGACTGCAAAGAATGGATAATGGATAATCAGATTATAAACACATTCATGTCTCTCAGGGCTCAgtgtttgtgtgcgtgtgtctgGTGCCACGTgccataatatttatatactcTATATTATATAGGATGGGGTAACTTTAAGAGTTAAGGGGGTTGCCTCTATGAGAAAACCTGGTTTACCTTACCTTAAGCAATTAAAGTgtcattaaaatgcaatttttatgcTCGTGCCCGCCGAAGTAGGCAATGGAAATTTTCACAACCCTTTAGCTAtctttttccccatttttccGAGGGCGTTACATTGCTCATTTATGCCTGGCAATAATTGACTTAGTCCGTGTGTAATGCCCATGTCCCTCTGCCTGCCTGCAGGGTAAAATTAAATCGATATCTTCTTAGTTACACTACTAGTAGTTCCCCTTCCATCCCCCCATAAATACTTAGTTATAATAACATTAAAGCCCCGCTTCCCCACTAATAAGCCGCTTATTTTGATTGCCTGTGCAGAAGCAGGAGAAAAGTAAAGCTGTGCggtataaaaaaaagcaaaataaattaaccttCAATTTAATTACTTGACTTACAAACAGGGGAAAGTGGTTTGGGATCCCTTTTCATTACGTTTCTTTTTATGTTCGTGTGACGCCGCaaataagttattttttatgcataaaAGAAGTGGCCAAcattgcgtatgcgtaatacgCACATAATACACATAATAATACGTTCAGTGGTTTGTTGTTGGTACCACAAACCACAAAAATGATTTCCTCTTTGGATaccgaaaaacaaattttttctttacgGATTTTGATAAAGCGTGCGCACTAATTAGtggatttttgtttagttttgcaGAAACTTGGCCTCCTCGTCTCGTCGTCCATCAAGAAGGTCAGGGGTTAGTTGCTTTTTTGGGGGTTACTTTTTCGGGCCGCAGGATGAAGGATAAAGGATGGCGGGCGGGGGTGGCTTTATGGAAACGCAGCCAAGCGGAATGGACTGAGGCTAAGCTGCTCATTAGCAGCGGGATTTTGGGGGTGGTGATGGTGGAGCGGATAGGACGGCGGATGGAAATGGATTTCGGGTTCCGTTTCGTCTCAAAAACACACACCACATCACTTTACTCCACTTCTCTTCTACTCAGTGGGCGCAAATCAATAGTTGGACACACACATTTCGAATTAGTTCATTTCGTATGGATGGCATTTCGTATGCCTGATGTGGCACCAAAGATACGATACAAACGTATCTGTAAGATACAGCTTGGAAAATATAATGGAAGAAAGAAATgaatacattttcattttacaaATGTATTTAGTATCGGAAAATTGTCACAAGCCAACAATTTCTTTAAGAGATTTGAAAAGGAACTTATCTTGGTTGCTTTGTAAAGAAAAAGCGGAAAATACTGCAATATTTGTAgtgatatttaaatgtttttaaataaatttaattcccACAGCTTCTATTTGTTTTCCttgttattttataaatttatcaaGGTTGTTTAAGCAATTAATTCTTAActaataaaatacttttaatgaCATTTTCTATAGTACATCGCAATACATCCCACAAATAACTAGCAATTCGTTTCCCTTACGGCCAGTTATTAAcgttcaattaaaattgatgaAGATGCTTCTTGCTCAAAGGCATCGCATCATTTGCTTCGGTTCCTCAAAGGCATTCCCATATACgtattgatatatatatttcagccCAGTGAAAGCCCCGAGCagcaaaaacaattaaaatgaatttgcaTAATGGCCTTCTGCCCAGGGAGTTCTGTGCTAGATGGTAATGCAATTTAATGCGATAGGTTGACCGCAGAGACAAGATACAAAACCGCAGGGCAGGCACACGCACAAATCACAGAGAGAGAGGCCTGATTGTAGTATCTATATATCTGAATatctgattttttttcgaataTGTTCTCATCCTGGTACTCACTGTGCACACATATTAACTAGATCCTTGTCGGTTGTGCCCTGCTGCAGTCCGCGAATGTAGAGATTTGTCTTGGACAACTGCTCGCCGCCCTGTTGGTTTTGATTCTGTACCGTGCCGTTGGGACCCATGTTCGTGTTGGTGTTCGTCGTGTTGCTCAGGCTGGTGCTCAGCGTGCCGCTCTGGGAGCCCGTGTTCGAGGAGCTGCTCGAGTTGGTGTTGCTCGGTGAGGCTGCCGTCGGCACTCGCTGACCGTACTGCAAGAGATAGAGATGATATGGCTATAGTATATCTGTgttatcataaaaattatacattttttgatattttaaattggttaatgttttatcatGTTTACGAAATTCGAATTCGAAGAAATTCGGGATACC
It contains:
- the shep gene encoding protein alan shepard isoform X15, encoding MHPRYSPAPPLQQQQQMGGGPPHQQQGGGGGGGGGGGSMRGPSNNQQLPPQIPRSQTYSNGSSSSAAAAPPTPRSAFPGAPLTASAVALKGALPQRPPAMTSPAAAAAGAALAAGAPYRGAASWTPQGYAPAAAAAAAAVAQQAYRYTAPLPQPAYAAYTPHTATTPATTTVSFLNQPVDYYWYGQRVPTAASPSNTNSSSSSNTGSQSGTLSTSLSNTTNTNTNMGPNGTVQNQNQQGGEQLSKTNLYIRGLQQGTTDKDLVNMCAQYGTIISTKAILDKTTNKCKGYGFVDFEQPAFAECAVKGLQGKGVQAQMAKQQEQDPTNLYIANLPPHFKETDLEAMLSKYGQVVSTRILRDQQMNSKGVGFARMESREKCEQIIQMFNGNTIPGAKDPLLVKFADGGPKKKNLFKTPDPNARAWRDVSAEGIPVAYDPTMQQNGVSVNVGTPIGVPYSRFSAPQVGGYPVAGSQWIPGYMMTQPITQVDDQSPFSTQYMQMAAAPQLGVTSYKPEAVNQVQPRGISMMVSGDTGVPYGTMMPQLATLQIGNSYISPTYPYYAPPPTIIPTMPMTDSEQASTAASPDEAYTQYPHQAAPK
- the shep gene encoding protein alan shepard isoform X16; the protein is MHPRYSPAPPLQQQQQMGGGPPHQQQGGGGGGGGGGGSMRGPSNNQQLPPQIPRSQTYSNGSSSSAAAAPPTPRSAFPGAPLTASAVALKGALPQRPPAMTSPAAAAAGAALAAGAPYRGAASWTPQGYAPAAAAAAAAVAQQAYRYTAPLPQPAYAAYTPHTATTPATTTYGQRVPTAASPSNTNSSSSSNTGSQSGTLSTSLSNTTNTNTNMGPNGTVQNQNQQGGEQLSKTNLYIRGLQQGTTDKDLVNMCAQYGTIISTKAILDKTTNKCKGYGFVDFEQPAFAECAVKGLQGKGVQAQMAKQQEQDPTNLYIANLPPHFKETDLEAMLSKYGQVVSTRILRDQQMNSKGVGFARMESREKCEQIIQMFNGNTIPGAKDPLLVKFADGGPKKKNLFKTPDPNARAWRDVSAEGIPVAYDPTMQQNGVSVNVGTPIGVPYSRFSAPQVGGYPVAGSQWIPGYMMTQPITQVDDQSPFSTQYMQMAAAPQLGVTSYKPEAVNQVQPRGISMMVSGDTGVPYGTMMPQLATLQIGNSNFSPSLQYISPTYPYYAPPPTIIPTMPMTDSEQASTAASPDEAYTQYPHQAAPK
- the shep gene encoding protein alan shepard isoform X14; this encodes MHPRYSPAPPLQQQQQMGGGPPHQQQGGGGGGGGGGGSMRGPSNNQQLPPQIPRSQTYSNGSSSSAAAAPPTPRSAFPGAPLTASAVALKGALPQRPPAMTSPAAAAAGAALAAGAPYRGAASWTPQGYAPAAAAAAAAVAQQAYRYTAPLPQPAYAAYTPHTATTPATTTVSFLNQPVDYYWYGQRVPTAASPSNTNSSSSSNTGSQSGTLSTSLSNTTNTNTNMGPNGTVQNQNQQGGEQLSKTNLYIRGLQQGTTDKDLVNMCAQYGTIISTKAILDKTTNKCKGYGFVDFEQPAFAECAVKGLQGKGVQAQMAKVGIWVLHRPAIQQEQDPTNLYIANLPPHFKETDLEAMLSKYGQVVSTRILRDQQMNSKGVGFARMESREKCEQIIQMFNGNTIPGAKDPLLVKFADGGPKKKNLFKTPDPNARAWRDVSAEGIPVAYDPTMQQNGVSVNVGTPIGVPYSRFSAPQVGGYPVAGSQWIPGYMMTQPITQVDDQSPFSTQYMQMAAAPQLGVTSYKPEAVNQVQPRGISMMVSGDTGVPYGTMMPQLATLQIGNSNFSPSLQYISPTYPYYAPPPTIIPTMPMTDSEQASTAASPDEAYTQYPHQAAPK
- the shep gene encoding protein alan shepard isoform X8 — translated: MGPNGTVQNQNQQGGEQLSKTNLYIRGLQQGTTDKDLVNMCAQYGTIISTKAILDKTTNKCKGYGFVDFEQPAFAECAVKGLQGKGVQAQMAKQQEQDPTNLYIANLPPHFKETDLEAMLSKYGQVVSTRILRDQQMNSKGVGFARMESREKCEQIIQMFNGNTIPGAKDPLLVKFADGGPKKKNLFKTPDPNARAWRDVSAEGIPVAYDPTMQQNGVSVNVGTPIGVPYSRFSAPQVGGYPVAGSQWIPGYMMTQPITQVDDQSPFSTQYMQMAAAPQLGVTSYKPEAVNQVQPRGISMMVSGDTGVPYGTMMPQLATLQIGNSNFSPSLQYISPTYPYYAPPPTIIPTMPMTDSEQASTAASPDEAYTQYPHQAAPK
- the shep gene encoding protein alan shepard isoform X2 gives rise to the protein MGPNGTVQNQNQQGGEQLSKTNLYIRGLQQGTTDKDLVNMCAQYGTIISTKAILDKTTNKCKGYGFVDFEQPAFAECAVKGLQGKGVQAQMAKVGIWVLHRPAIEQDPTNLYIANLPPHFKETDLEAMLSKYGQVVSTRILRDQQMNSKGVGFARMESREKCEQIIQMFNGNTIPGAKDPLLVKFADGGPKKKNLFKTPDPNARAWRDVSAEGIPVAYDPTMQQNGVSVNVGTPIGVPYSRFSAPQVGGYPVAGSQWIPGYMMTQPITQVDDQSPFSTQYMQMAAAPQLGVTSYKPEAVNQVQPRGISMMVSGDTGVPYGTMMPQLATLQIGNSNFSPSLQYISPTYPYYAPPPTIIPTMPMTDSEQASTAASPDEAYTQYPHQAAPK
- the shep gene encoding protein alan shepard isoform X5; this translates as MGPNGTVQNQNQQGGEQLSKTNLYIRGLQQGTTDKDLVNMCAQYGTIISTKAILDKTTNKCKGYGFVDFEQPAFAECAVKGLQGKGVQAQMAKVGIWVLHRPAIQQEQDPTNLYIANLPPHFKETDLEAMLSKYGQVVSTRILRDQQMNSKGVGFARMESREKCEQIIQMFNGNTIPGAKDPLLVKFADGGPKKKNLFKTPDPNARAWRDVSAEGIPVAYDPTMQQNGVSVNVGTPIGVPYSRFSAPQVGGYPVAGSQWIPGYMMTQPITQVDDQYMQMAAAPQLGVTSYKPEAVNQVQPRGISMMVSGDTGVPYGTMMPQLATLQIGNSNFSPSLQYISPTYPYYAPPPTIIPTMPMTDSEQASTAASPDEAYTQYPHQAAPK
- the shep gene encoding protein alan shepard isoform X3; the encoded protein is MGPNGTVQNQNQQGGEQLSKTNLYIRGLQQGTTDKDLVNMCAQYGTIISTKAILDKTTNKCYGFVDFEQPAFAECAVKGLQGKGVQAQMAKVGIWVLHRPAIQQEQDPTNLYIANLPPHFKETDLEAMLSKYGQVVSTRILRDQQMNSKGVGFARMESREKCEQIIQMFNGNTIPGAKDPLLVKFADGGPKKKNLFKTPDPNARAWRDVSAEGIPVAYDPTMQQNGVSVNVGTPIGVPYSRFSAPQVGGYPVAGSQWIPGYMMTQPITQVDDQSPFSTQYMQMAAAPQLGVTSYKPEAVNQVQPRGISMMVSGDTGVPYGTMMPQLATLQIGNSNFSPSLQYISPTYPYYAPPPTIIPTMPMTDSEQASTAASPDEAYTQYPHQAAPK
- the shep gene encoding protein alan shepard isoform X10, which encodes MGPNGTVQNQNQQGGEQLSKTNLYIRGLQQGTTDKDLVNMCAQYGTIISTKAILDKTTNKCYGFVDFEQPAFAECAVKGLQGKGVQAQMAKQQEQDPTNLYIANLPPHFKETDLEAMLSKYGQVVSTRILRDQQMNSKGVGFARMESREKCEQIIQMFNGNTIPGAKDPLLVKFADGGPKKKNLFKTPDPNARAWRDVSAEGIPVAYDPTMQQNGVSVNVGTPIGVPYSRFSAPQVGGYPVAGSQWIPGYMMTQPITQVDDQSPFSTQYMQMAAAPQLGVTSYKPEAVNQVQPRGISMMVSGDTGVPYGTMMPQLATLQIGNSNFSPSLQYISPTYPYYAPPPTIIPTMPMTDSEQASTAASPDEAYTQYPHQAAPK